From the Quercus lobata isolate SW786 chromosome 6, ValleyOak3.0 Primary Assembly, whole genome shotgun sequence genome, one window contains:
- the LOC115950860 gene encoding sulfate transporter 3.1-like encodes MGNADYECPHRVAIPPSKPFFKSIQSSFKETLFPDDPFRQFKNQSLAKKFILGLQYFVPILEWAPRYTFEFFKADLIAGITIASLAVPQGISYANLANLPPILGLYSSFVPPLVYAMLGSSRDLAVGTVAVASLLISSLLGKEVSPYENPTLYLQLAFTATFFAGIFQALLGILRLGFIVDFLSHATILGFMGGAATVVCLQQLKGILGLIHFTHETDIVSVMRAVFGQKHQWRWESAVLGCCFLSFLLLTKYFSKKKPTFFWINAMAPLTSVILGSLLVFLTHAEKHGVQVIGHLKKGINPLSVSELAFGSSHLSSAIKTGIITGIIGLAEGVAVGRSFATFKNYHIDGNKEMIAFGMMNIAGSCTSCYLTAGPFSRTAVNFNAGCKTAVSNIVMATAVMITLLFLTPLFHYTPLVVLSSIIIAAMLGIIDYEAAIHLWNIDKFDFVVCMGAYIGVVFFSVEVGLVVAVTLSLLRVLLFVARPRTFALGNIPNSMAYRSVDQYPIANNVPGVLILQIDAPIYFANSNYLRERIQRWIYEEEENLKSSGQTSLQYIILDLSTVGSIDTSGISMLEEVKKNSDSKGLKLVLANPRSEVIKKLDKSKFIENIGQEWIYLTVAEAVAACNFMLHTCKPNPAAVELQGRENMV; translated from the exons ATGGGTAACGCCGACTATGAATGCCCACACCGTGTTGCCATTCCTCCATCTAAACCATTTTTCAAGTCCATACAGTCTTCTTTCAAAGAGACTCTCTTTCCTGATGACCCTTTTCGCCAGTTTAAGAACCAGTCTCTAGCTAAGAAGTTTATACTAGGCCTACAATACTTTGTACCAATCCTCGAATGGGCTCCTCGCTACACTTTCGAGTTCTTCAAAGCTGATCTTATTGCTGGAATCACTATTGCCAGTCTAGCTGTCCCTCAAGGGATAAGCTATGCAAATTTGGCTAACTTACCACCGATTCTTGGATTGT ATTCTAGCTTTGTCCCACCATTGGTCTATGCCATGTTGGGGAGCTCTAGAGATTTGGCAGTAGGCACTGTGGCTGTTGCATCACTTCTCATATCTTCCCTGCTGGGAAAGGAAGTTAGCCCTTATGAGAACCCAACACTTTATCTTCAGTTGGCCTTCACTGCTACGTTCTTCGCCGGAATCTTCCAAGCTTTACTCGGGATCTTAAG ACTTGGATTTATCGTGGACTTTCTGTCGCATGCAACAATTTTGGGCTTCATGGGTGGAGCAGCCACAGTTGTTTGTCTCCAGCAGCTCAAAGGGATTCTTGGGCTGATTCATTTCACCCATGAGACTGATATTGTCTCGGTTATGCGAGCTGTGTTTGGCCAAAAACACCAG TGGAGATGGGAAAGTGCTGTATTGGGCTGCTGTTTCCTCTCCTTCCTTCTTCTTACTAAGTACTTC AGCAAGAAAAAGCCAACCTTCTTTTGGATAAATGCGATGGCGCCCCTGACATCTGTTATTTTGGGAAGCCTCCTTGTCTTTCTGACCCATGCTGAAAAACATGGTGTTCAAGtg ATTGGACATCTGAAGAAAGGTATAAATCCGCTTTCTGTCTCTGAGTTGGCTTTTGGTTCATCGCATCTATCATCAGCAATCAAAACTGGGATCATTACGGGCATCATTGGCCTTGCT GAAGGTGTAGCAGTTGGGAGAAGTTTCGCTACTTTCAAGAACTATCATATTGATGGAAACAAAGAAATGATCGCCTTTGGGATGATGAACATTGCTGGATCTTGCACTTCATGTTACTTGACCGCAG GGCCTTTTTCGCGAACTGCAGTGAATTTCAATGCAGGGTGCAAGACTGCAGTGTCCAACATAGTCATGGCAACAGCAGTGATGATCACATTGCTATTCCTTACGCCATTGTTCCACTACACACCTCTTGTAGTGCTCTCCTCTATAATCATAGCTGCCATGCTTGGCATTATCGACTATGAAGCTGCCATCCACCTTTGGAATATCGACAAGTTTGATTTCGTTGTTTGTATGGGTGCCTATATTGGTGTCGTCTTTTTCAGCGTTGAGGTTGGCCTTGTCGTTGCG GTTACACTATCCTTGCTAAGGGTACTCCTATTTGTAGCAAGGCCAAGGACTTTTGCCTTAGGGAACATTCCCAACTCCATGGCTTACAGAAGCGTTGATCAATATCCAATAGCTAATAATGTTCCTGGAGTTCTCATTCTCCAAATTGACGCCCCCATCTACTTTGCAAATTCAAACTACTTAAGAGAAAG AATCCAAAGATGGATTTACGAGGAGGAAGAGAATTTAAAATCTTCAGGACAAACCAGCCTACAGTACATTATCCTAGACTTGAGCA CTGTTGGTAGCATTGACACGAGTGGGATCAGCATGCTTGAAGAGGTTAAGAAGAATTCAGATAGCAAGGGTCTCAAG CTTGTGCTAGCCAACCCAAGAAGCGAGGTGATTAAGAAGTTGGACAAGTCCAAATTCATCGAAAACATTGGTCAAGAATGGATTTATTTAACAGTGGCAGAAGCTGTGGCAGCATGCAACTTCATGCTACACACGTGCAAGCCCAATCCAGCTGCAGTTGAATTACAAGGACGAGAAAACATGGTCTAA
- the LOC115950927 gene encoding protein IQ-DOMAIN 14 translates to MGKTGKWLRSFLTGKKDKEKCAPSNQVSCIAIENNPTTPISSLQTTPKEKRRWSFRRSSATAASAAPKDSISTEQIATTPQAVQNALDVENEQKKHALAMAAATAAAADAAVAAAQAAAAMIRLTAVANGRVTAVEEASAIKIQSVFRSYLARKALSALKGLVKLQALVRGHLVRKQATATLKCMQALVTVQARARAQRIRMAELEANPVNQRQSTHRKSTQDNRFSHTYHETDKGMEENIKIVEMDLGESKGSLKSRNSYSSNHTQNEREEHRTSTYYAVQCAYSKQDNFQASPVPSALTELSPRACSGHFEDYSFTTAQSSPQYYSAVSKPDPTRIPFAFPRPDYAETMSYDYQLFPNYMANTESSRAKARSQSAPKQRPPDSIERQPSRRRVSMEGRNVPRAVRMQRSSSHVGSTAQNYQYPWSIKLDKSTVSLKDSECGSTSTVLTNTNYCRSLAAYDPHGNRY, encoded by the exons ATGGGGAAGACAGGGAAATGGCTTAGAAGCTTCTTGACAGGGAAGAAAGACAAGGAAAAGTGTGCTCCAAGTAATCAAGTTTCTTGCATTGCCATTGAGAATAATCCAACAACTCCAATTTCGAGTCTACAGACGACcccaaaagagaaaaggagATGGAGTTTTCGAAGATCATCAGCCACTGCAGCATCAGCCGCTCCAAAGGACTCGATTTCTACAGAACAGATTGCCACCACGCCACAAGCGGTGCAGAATGCATTGGACGTTGAGAATGAGCAGAAAAAGCATGCCTTGGCAATGGCAGCAGCCACGGCTGCAGCCGCTGATGCAGCCGTTGCTGCTGCACAGGCTGCAGCTGCAATGATCCGACTCACCGCAGTTGCCAATGGCAGAGTCACTGCAGTTGAAGAAGCTTCTGCAATAAAAATTCAATCCGTTTTTCGTTCTTATTTG GCAAGGAAAGCACTGTCTGCATTAAAAGGATTAGTGAAGCTGCAGGCACTGGTGAGAGGTCACCTGGTGAGGAAACAGGCCACAGCTACACTAAAGTGCATGCAGGCATTGGTGACGGTACAGGCTAGAGCTCGGGCACAGAGGATCCGGATGGCTGAATTAGAAGCAAATCCTGTTAACCAGAGGCAATCTACCCACAGAAAATCAACACAGGACAATCGGTTCAGTCACACCTATCAT GAGACGGATAAAGGAATGGAGGAGAATATTAAGATTGTGGAGATGGATCTTGGTGAATCAAAAGGAAGTTTAAAGAGCAGAAATAGCTATTCTTCTAACCATACACAAAATGAAAGAGAGGAGCATAGAACATCCACTTATTATGCAGTACAATGTGCATACTCAAAGCAAGACAACTTCCAGGCCTCTCCAGTTCCATCAGCTCTGACTGAATTGAGCCCAAGAGCCTGCAGTGGCCATTTTGAGGACTATTCCTTCACCACAGCACAAAGCAGTCCTCAGTACTACTCTGCTGTGTCCAAACCTGATCCAACAAGAATTCCTTTTGCATTTCCCAGGCCAGATTATGCAGAAACTATGTCCTATGACTATCAATTATTCCCAAATTACATGGCTAATACAGAATCCTCAAGGGCTAAAGCCCGTTCACAGAGTGCACCAAAGCAAAGGCCACCAGACTCAATTGAGAGGCAACCTAGTCGGCGTAGAGTATCAATGGAAGGAAGGAATGTCCCAAGGGCCGTGCGGATGCAGCGGTCTTCTTCACATGTGGGTTCTACTGCTCAAAACTACCAATATCCATGGTCAATCAAGCTTGACAAATCCACAGTTTCACTCAAAGACAGTGAGTGTGGATCCACCAGTACAGTgctcacaaacacaaactactGCAGATCTCTTGCAGCATACGAT CCTCATGGAAATAGGTATTAA